From the genome of Methanoregula boonei 6A8:
GCCGGGGCCCGGGGATTGGGCCCGGCCTGAAATAAGGCATACGATCCTGGAGGAGGTTTGTAATGGTAGCCGGTACTTTACCGGACCCGGTAGCCGGGACGCTTTCCGGCTCGCCGGGTACCTGCGGTTACGAGAATCCAGTTTATACTGTCGGGCTCATCCCTTTTGCGGGTCCGGTGGCGCTGCCGGTGTCGGGGTCGGTGTGACGCTCACCTGGGGTGTGGCGGCTGTCTGCTGGTGCTGCCAGATAGTGTTCCACCATGTCTTGAGCTGCTCTGCTCCCTGCTGCGGCAGGGTCTGCCACCAGGGTGCCGGTGTTGATATCGTTGCGGCTTCCTGCTGGGTCACCTGCGGGACCTCAGTGATATGGGTGTTTACGATGACATGGGGATTATCTGCTGCTGCTACGGCCGGGATACCGGCGCATACCACGCAGGCCAGAAAAATCCCTGCGATGAGTATTCCCGTGTTTCTCATGGAATTCACCTTTTTGTTCCTTTTCCTGCAGGGAACTCCCGCAGGCTTGATCCATGAATAAGTCCGGGCCTGCGTAAATATTGCCGCCATGGATGGCCGGCAACATAACCCGCGAACGGAGAAAAAGATAACCGCACGGTTAGCTCTAAAAAAAAAGAATGCAGGGATAAACCACATCACATACAGGCTCAAGGTACCCTGATGGGACATGAAATACCTGTTTAGGTCTCCCTCGCGGTACCGCTTCTTTGCGGGGACCCGGCCGGTACTTTACGATTCCCTCCGTAGCGGCATCGCGATCCGGATCCCGCCGTGTGGGAATTTCTCTCTAAAATAGGGCCGGATTGTTCCTAATCCTGTGATAACTTCAGAAATTTTCGCAGTTATCGCCGTATATTTAATCCGGCACAGCAACAGGATGGTATGCAGAAAAAGATCCTCGTCATCATTGCCGTATGCATCGCGGCCATAGCTGCGATTGCAGGTGCTGCCCTTCTTCTGGGCGGCAGTTCTTCCCAACCTGCGAATCCCGTAGGCGGCCCGGCCGTCGCAGGGTACGGGGACGCACCGGCATGGTCGTCATCCCGGGCTGATACGTCACTTGTTGCATACGCCCCGGTGCCGACAGCTGTTCCTACTTCCGTTGGGGCAGATGAACAAAGCTTTGACACCAAGATCATCCGGACTGCGGATGTCACGCTTGAGGTCCAGAATGTCACGAGCGCTGCGGCAACCGTAGCAGCGATTGGCACCGGGGCGGGAGGCTATGTCTCGACCACAAATATCGGGACAGACTATTCCGGCCAGCCATACGGGAGCGTGGTCATACGGATCCCGGCAGCAAACTTCGACAGCACGCTTTCCGGGGTGCAGGCACTGGGGACGGTCAAATCCATATCCACGCAGGGCCAGGACGTGACCGAAGAGTACGTGGATGTACAGGCTCAGATCACCGCGTACCAAAACCAGATCGCCCAGTACAATCTCATCATGAAGAATGCCACCAAAGTTGAGGACGTTTTGGCAGTCCAGCAACAGATTGACCAGGTGCAGACCAGCCTGGACCGGGTGAATGGCCGCATGAAGTACCTCAACAGCCAGGTGGACTACTCAACTATTTCCGTCTCCCTGCAGGAACCGGCACCGGTCGGAGGCACGCAGGGCCATGACTTTGTTGCTGCAATAAACGAGGGCATTGCCGGGTTCTTTGCAGTGATCGACGCGATCATTGTCTTTGTCATCGCTGTTTTGCCGCTCGCGATTGTCGGTTGTGTGGCGTATGCCGGCTACCGGTTCTGGAAAGGCCGGCGGCCTGCGCAACCGTAATGCGGTGTCGCAGACCCGCACCCCTTCTTTTGGCTCTGTACAATTCCTGCGGATATTCATTCAAGAGTAAGATGATATAATAATTCATAATAAATATATTAATAATTAAAAAAAGAAGGCCGGGCACATATCACCGAAGAGCCCGGGCAGGCCAGGAGATTTTTCGTGGAGATCAGACCCTCAATCACGGTAGGAAATGAAGTGTGCATTGACCAGTACCTGTGTCACCGGTCCAGTCACTGTCATACAAAACACCAGTGCATGGATCTCTGCTTGATGGGCGTTTTTGTATTGGTCAAAGGGGATGGCGTGTACCCGGAGAGGAGCCAGCTCTGCTGCATGTGTTTTTTGTGCCATGAGTTCTGCCCGGTTCAAGCGATTACCGTCCGGTGGACGCTGCGGGCGTGAGGAACGGGCGACCGTCAACTCCTTTCTTGGGACCTTCCCGCTCCTGAAGATCCCCGGCCATATACCCTCTAACCTGCAGGTTGGAGCGGACTACTCCGGCTATTTGTCAAATATATATTACATCCTGCCTCATGGTTGATTGCAAGCCCGAAGAAGGGCATATGTACAAAAAAAAGTGAGGGAAACAAAATGAAAACCCGCATGTTTGTCATATCCATCATCTGCGCCGTGCTCCTGATTGCACTGGTGCTTCCTGCGAGTGCCGATGACGCCTCGCAGGTGACTGTAACGCCCGCCGCAACCATCACAAGTGCCCCGGTCCCGGGCTTTGACCCGCTGGGCTCCTTTGAGAGTATACTTGGCCTGCGCCACCAGGACCAGAACCTCACACAGGACATCCACGCTAACGACCAGCAGATCCAGTCGAACTGGTGGGACAACCTAAACATCTTCCAGGATATCCTGGGTAACCGTGCCACTGTCCGTTCCGATCAGCAGGCAGATCTTGAGAACCGCTCGGATAATATCGGGTACCGGGAGGACATCCACGCTGACCGCGAGGATATAAGGAATGATTCGGGCAACCAGACTTCCGAGGAAGAGCAGATCGCAGATTATCGCTCCGATATCCATCAGGACTGGCAGGGTAATGCCGCAACCCACGAGGAGATCCACGATGAGAGGAACGCAAGCCGCGAAGACTGGTCGCAGATCAATTCCACCCGCCAGCAGGATATCTCGCTGCGGCAGACAAACGCGGCTGACCGCGAACAGATTCAGGACAACCGCCAGCAGATCCGCGATGACCGCGACAACGGTGGATCATCAGGCGGGTCAACCGGGACCGCATCCAGCGGATCCTCATAATTTTTTTCGCAGGAAAAAGAGCATGAAACTGATAAAAATCGGCACCGGCATCTGCGCCTTGTGCATTATCGCATTCATCCTGATCGCCGGTTGTACATCTCAGTCGGGGGGATCGGACCAGGGACAAACAACCACTGCGAGCGCGGCAAACCCGCAGGTGACCACAACCCCCACGGCGGCTTCAACACCAGGGTCGGCTGGTTCAGATAACAGTGCATTCATCTATGATTCCGGAAGTGCACCCGGTTCCGGGGACCAGAGTCAGGTAACGCTTGCATCTGATACCCCGATTGATACAAGCACCGGGGCGGCGGCACAGAACCTGTCAAGCGACAGCACTGACCTGGGGGATATTACCCCATAAGATGCACTTTCTTGTAAAGGGAAAGGAAATGTTCCTTTTTTTGCGAACCGGTTTGCCCGATCCGATCAAGGAAATGTGAGCGTATTTTCAGGGGATTTTACAAAAAAAGACACGCGGTCCTGTCACACGTGAGGACAGGATTTCAGTTCGATTCACTTGAGTCCGTTTTCGACAAAGGTTGCGGAATATTGCTTGTCGGTAGACTTGATGTGGTTGGAGACCCAGTCCCTCAGGAAATTCATCAGTTCGATGGAAAGCCCCAGCCGGTTGGCCTCGAACTCCTTCTGGAAGTCCGAGACTTTCTTGACAAAGGCATCGTGCTGCGCTTTGTGTGTAGCAAACTGCGGGTAATGGAATTTCTGCATGTATTTTTCTTCTGTCTGGAAATGGTACACGGTGTATGCTGCAAGCTCCTGGAGGGTGGCTTCAAGAGCCTGCTTTCCCTGCTTTGCCCGCATAGCGTCGTGCAGGTTGTTCATGAGGCTGATGAGTTTCTTGTGCTGATCGTCAATCTCGTTTACCCTGACGCTCAGTTCATCTGACCATGAGATTAAGGCCATACTTCCCTGTTGCCCTATCATATCATTAAAGGTATCCTGTCAGCAGGTCCCCTGGCATCTCCGCCATGTTTATCCTTACGGTCTGCAAAGGCTGGATCATGCCACAGGTGCGAAAAATTTCCCGGGTATTTGTCTCCCGGGAGACCTTTGAAGGGGCCGGGGTCAGGCTCCACCGTGCGTTTGGCTACTCCCAGATCCCGCTATTTGACCCGTTTCTCATGCTCGATGATTTTCGGGCCGACCGGCCGGAAGATTACCTCGCGGGTTTTCCCTGGCACCCGCACCGGGGGATCGAGACGGTCACTTATATGCTTGAAGGAAAGGTCGAGCATGGCGACAGCATGGGGCATGCGGGCAGCGTGGAGGCCGGGGGAGTCCAGTGGATGACCGCGGGCTCCGGGATCGTCCACCAGGAGATGCCAAAGCCGGTCCATGGCCGGATGGGCGGGTTCCAGCTCTGGGTAAATCTCCCCCGCAGCCACAAGATGACGGATCCGCGTTACCAGGAGATCGGGCCCATCGATATACCCCGGGCCACGCTGGACAACGGGGCTGAGTTCCGGGTCATCTGCGGGACTATCGGCGGCGTTACCGGCCCTGTGCGCGATATTATCGCCGAACCGGAATATCTTGACATCACGCTCCCTCCCGGCGTGTTGTTCTCCCACGCGGTGAACCCCGGTTTTGCGGCTGCAGCATATATCACCGGGGGATCGGGAAAGTTTGATCCGCAGCAAAACAAGGCAATGGGCAATAGAGCCATGGTCCTGTACGACGATATCGGGACATCGGTAGAGGTACGTGCCGGAAAAGAGGGTGTCCGGTTTTTGTTCGTCTCGGGAAAGCCTCTCCGCGAACCCATTGCATGGGGCGGCCCCATTGTCATGAACACCGAGGAGGAACTCCAGCGGGCGTTTGCCGAGTACCAGAACGGGACGTTTATTAAAAAAAGGTAAAAACGTACCCGTCCCGGTTATAATGTAATATCGAGGATCACCTGGCTTGTTCCGTCGGAGAAGAGGCCGGTGACCACGATATGGTTGGACGCTTGCGTGGATGCGGGAACCGTGGTATTCATCCCCACGGGGAGCGAGGTAAGGCCCCTGCCTGCCGGGATAGTTATCCCGCCAGCCACTGCCCCGTTATCGGTAACGGAGATCGATTGCAGGGAGGCAGCATCCTGTCCACCTTGGTACGTAATAACAATATGGCCTGCATCCGGCCGGTAGGCAGTCACGGCCACAACCTTGGTATGCTGCACTGAACCGGCCGTGGCAAAGACCATCGTTGCAACAAAAGCTGATACAAAAAGGAGTACCGGGACAAGGATAATCAGGATTACCGGCAGCCAGAACATACCGCTCTTGCCGGTAAATCCGGTTTCACCCCGGTTAATTTTTTCTGCCATAGTCCAGGAATCGTACATCCCGTATATCCAGACCCCGAGGAGGACAAGGACCGCGATGAATGCAAGGCCCATTATGCCGGACACCGGGGAGCTTACTATGCTGGTAAAGGTCAGGGCGAGGGCAAGGATCCCAAGGCCCAGCGAGGCGAGGAAAAATTTCAGTCCCCCTAACGTGCTCCCGTTATACCACTGGCCCCATCCGGCACAGAAAAAACTCAGGATGACCGCCACCCAGGGATCGCGGATCTCTGTTTTTTCAGGTACCGGAGGCCGGACAACCGCCCCGCACTCAAGGCAGTTCTGTGCGTTCTCATCTGGCAGGGGCATCCCGCAGGAAGGACAGAATTTCGGCATAAGTCCAATTTATTATAATTATAGTTAATATAATCTGTTTCTTTTCCGCGGGTTTTCTTTCCACAAGGGTAGTTCCTCCTGACCGAAACGATAAACACACCCAATACCCTCCACTTACATGATGGCAGAGGAAAAGTACAAGATTGTCGTTTTCGGTGCATTTGGGGCGGGTAAGTCCACGCTAATCCAGACACTTGATCCGCAGGCAAAGCACATCGAGGCTGAGGGCGCCGGTGGCACAACCACGATTGCGCTCGATTACGGCCGGGTCCAGCTCGGGGAAAAAAGGATCTACCTGTATGGGACACCGGGCCAGGAACGATTTGAGTTTGCCCGGGAGATTATCGGTGCAGGAATGGACGGCGCCATCCTGCTCGTAGATGCAACGTCCCCGGTTGATGAGTTCGTGGAGCACCTGCACACATCGCTCAAAGAAGAAAAGATCCCCTTTGTCGTTTTCCTCAACAAATGTAACCAGGTTGGCGCACGACCCGATGCAGCACAGGAGCATTTCGCCGGAGCAGAGACAAAGACCGTTTCAGCAAAAGATCGGCGCGGGGCACGGGAAGGACTCGAAAAGTTCGTGGGCCGGCTCCGTCCGCACACTGCAGAGAAAAAGGCCTGAAAAAATGGGGCGGGCCTCAGCGGTTGTGTGCCGCACTCTTCCGGGACCGGCCGGCTCCGTCCTTCAGGGGCACGAACTTTCCTCCCTGCATACGGATACCGGAAACGATCGCATTGCCCGCCGCATGTGCTTCATCGGTTGTCACAGCCACCACTTCCACGGCGTCCCCAAGCGGCCCGGCCCGTACTTTGGGTGCGAGGATTTCCTGAACCTGGAAGATCCCTGCCGGGCTTGACATGTGGATAACGAGCGCGATGGGCTTTTCCTCCCCTTTTTTGATCTCCACCTTCTCGATCGACAGGGCCGAAACCGAGTGAATCGTGATGCTGCCCGATTCGAACGCTACCCGGCCCCTGCCCTTGGTCATATCGGTGGAATCTGCAATGCAGACAAGAGCGGCCTCGATGGTAAGCGGCTTTGGGATCCCATGGTGCGAGTATATCGCCGAGAGGACAAACGAGCGGATTGCGATGCGCTGATCGGGGTCGCCGTAGATCTCCGGAAGGATCCGATCGAGGATCGGCAGTACGATCACGACGCTCATGTCGGCATGATCTTCGCGGTGGACGGTGTTACCCAGGTCGTGGCAGAGCATGGCGGTCATTACCACGAGCGCCGCATCATCCCCGGTGCCAAACCCGCCGGTGATGATATCCGGAGTAAAAGAGGATCCTTCCAGCAAATCGAGCATAGTAAGTGCTGACGCAGTGGCGACCGTGGCATGGATCCGGCCATGGTCGTTCATCCCCAGTTTTGTAGCGGCAACATAGTTTGCCATCCGCCAGAGCGTCTGCACTTCCGGGTCTTTTGAAAGAAGGGCCCACATCTTTTTTGCTTTGGGCCTGTGGGCAAGATGCCGGGTGATGATCCCGGTTGCATGTGCTTCAAGATCCGGGTCGGATGCATGTTTTTTCATGATGGCTCCTGTACTCGTACAGTCTCACGCGCCCGGGAGATAGGTGTTCCTTTGGGTAAAAGGCGCGTGCAGACACCGACCGTTTTATATTTTCCGTCGATTAATACCCTCAACAGGGATACAGAGTTGCCATGATCCGCGTCCTTTACGTTGACGACGAGCCAAATCTCCTCGACATAGGCCGGCTTTTCCTCGAGGCGACCGGTGAATTTTCCCTTGACACTGCGGTCTCGGCACAGGAAGGACTTGCTGCCCTGGAAAAAAAACCGTACGATGCCGTGGTCTCGGACTTCCAGATGCCAGGGATGGACGGGATTGAGTTCCTTAAGATGATCCGATCGGGATATGGCCATCTCCCGTTCATCCTTTTTACCGGCCGTGGCCGCGAGGAAGTGGTCATCAAAGCCATAGACAGCGGCACGGATTTTTATGTCCAGAAAGGGGGTGACCCCCGGGCCCAGTTTGCTGAGCTCGCCCACAAGATCCGGCAGGCAGTAGGCCGGCGCTCAGCAGAGATCCTGCGGATCGCCTCCGAGAAGAGGCTTGCCGATATCATCAATTTTCTGCCCGATGCCACATTTGCTATCGATCCGACCGGGACCGTGATTGCATGGAACCGCGCCATCGAGGAACTGACCGGCATTCCCTCATCAGATATGGTGGGAAAAGGGAACTATGAGTACTCCCTGCCCCTGTATGGGGAACGCAGACCGATCCTCATCGACCTGATCTTCTCTCCTCCCGATGAGATCGGGAAAAAGTATGCCCATATCGTGCGGGACGGGACCATGCTTGCCGCTGAGACCGAACTTCCTCGTGTGCGGGGGAAACCGCGGATTCTCTGGGGCAAGGCCGGACCACTCTATGATCAGAACGGGCAGGTTACCGGGGCAATCGAATCCATCCGGGACATCACCGATAGAAAAAAGGCCGAGCAGAGGCTTGCGGAGCAGTACCGCATGCTCACTGAAAGCACGTCCCGGCTCCGGCGGGCTGAAGAGGTGGCACGGATCGGTCACTGGGAGCTCCACCTCGGGACCGGAACAATGTCGGCCTCAGAAAACGCTGCAGCGATCTATGGTGTGGATACCACCGAGCTGCCGATTGCTTATGTCCTGGAAATCCCCCTCCCGGAATACCGGCAGGCACTGAACCAGGCGCTCGATGGACTGGTCAAACGCGGCGAACCTTACAGAATCGATTTTCGGATCCGGCGCCCGCTTGACGGGACGTTCCGGGATATCCACTCTGTTGCCACATACGACCCCGAAAAGCAGGTAGTCTTTGGCATCATCCAGGACATCACCGAGCGCAAGAAGATCGAGACCGATCTTGCGGCAACAAATGAACAGCTGGCAGCTGCCGAGGAGGAACTGCGGGGGCAGTACGATACCCTGGTAGAGAACCAGAAAGCACTTGCAGCCTCAGAAGAGCAGTACCGTGCGATCCTCGATAATATTCAGGATATCTATTACCGCACGGATAAAGATGGCACCCTCATTATGCTCAGCCCTTCGGGAGCCCTGCTTCTCGGGTACGCAAATACCGGTGAGATGATAGGGAGACCAGCCACGGATTACTATGCAGATCCGGCCCAGCGGGATCTCTTTCTTACTGCGATAAAAAAAGAGGGAGTGGTCACCAACCAGGAAATTACGCTGAAACGAAAGGACAAAACACCCGTCACCGTCTCCACCAGTTCCCATGCCTATCTCGATGCTGCGGGGAGATATGCGGGGGTTGAGGGAATTTTCCGGGATATCTCGGATATCAGGAAAGCCCAGCGGGAGCGTGAGACAGCCTATGAGCAGCTTGCGGCAGCGGAGGAAGAGTTGCGGGGGCAGTATGAGGAGCTGGCGCGGAGCGAACAGCAGCTTCGCGACGATGCAGAGAACTTCCAGAACCTGGTAACTTCTGCTCCCGATGCCATCTACATCTCCATTGGCGAGCGCTTTGTTTACGTTAACCCTGCCATGGTTCGGTTGCTCGGTGCGGTGTCCGCTGACCAGCTTATCGGCATGTCGCTGTATGACCGCATCGCTCCGCAGTACCGCGCCGGTATCCATGAACGGGCCCGGATCGTGACCGGTGAGCACAAGCCGGTTGGGCTCAAAGAAACAGTATACCTGAAGATGGACGGAACACCGGTGCCGGTGGAATCGTCCGTTGCACTCTTCCGCTACCGGAACCAGCCTGCAGGACTGGTCATTCTCCGGGATATCACTGAGTATAAAAAAGCTGAGCGGGCCCGGAGGGAACAGGAGAAGAAGTACCGTGTGGCGCTTGAAACCACCGGGACAGGATTTGTGATCCTCGATAGTGCAGGAAAGGTACTCGATGCAAACCAGGAGTATATTCGCCTCACCGGCCACCAGGAACTCGGTGAAATTGCCGGGAGAACGGTGACAGACTGGACTGCCGGGTACCATAAAGAGAGAAATGCGGAGGCGGTCCGGCAATGCCTGAAAGATGGTTTTGTCCGCAATATCGAGATCGATTACACCGGTTCATCGGGCATAATAATACCGGTTGAGATCAACGCGTCGGTGATCCCTTCCGTTGATGGCATTCAGATACTTGCGCTCTGCCGGGATATCACCGAACGCAGGAAGGCAGAATCCGCCATCAGGGAAAGTGAGAAAAAGTACCGAGATATGTTTGAGATAAACAACGCCGTGATGTTCATAGTTGATCCGGTGGCCGGCAGGATCGTGGATGCAAATGCCGCTGCCTGCCGGTACTACGGATATAGCCGGCAGGAATTTGCAGGGCTGGAAATCACAAAGATCAATGTTCAGGATACGGCCAAAACAAAAAAAGATATGGCACATGCTCAGGTAGAGCAGGGGGCGGTCTTCCGCTTCAGGCACCTGAAAAAAAGCGGGGAGATCCGGGATGTCGAGGTATACAGTGCTCCTGTCACGCAGGAAGGCCACCAGTACCTCCATTCCATCATCCAGGATGTGACCAGCCAGCGGCAGGCTGAAGAGGCACTCCGGGAGAGCGAGGAGAAGTTCCGTGATATCTTCAATAACACTACCGATGCCATCCAGCTCCATGAGATTTTGCCAGACGGTACTCCCGGCAGGTTCACTGACGTTAACGATATTGCCTGCCGGATGCTCGGGTATACCCGGGATGAGATACTTGCACGGTCCCCGCAGGATATCACAACGGCAGAGCACAATCCCCCTCGGGAAAAGATCTATGAGGAGCAGCGTACGCGGGGACAGGCACGATTTGAAACTGAATTCGTGGCAAAGGACGGTACGGTAATCCCTGTCGAGATCAATACCCGTGTGGTTACCCTCCAGAAAAAAAAGGTAATCCTTGCCATTGCCCGGGATATCACTGAGCGCAAACGGGCAGAAATGGCGATCCGGCAGGCAAACCGGATGCTCAACCTCCTTACGGGAATTACCCGCCATGACATAGGAAACCAGCTCACGGCCCTCTTCCAGTACATCGACCTCTCAAAGATGATGGAGCAGAACCCGGAAATAAAATCGATGATAGAAAAAGAGGAATTTATTGCCAGAAACATCCGGCGCCAGATTGATTTTACCCGGGAGTATGGCGAGCTCGGAGCCGGCAATCCGGTATGGCAGGAGGTTTGCGGCTGCGTGGAAAAAGGAATCCAAGGCTTGGATCTGACCGGAAAAGAGATCGAGACCACGGGACTGGTGTCCTTTGAGATCCTTGCCGATCCCCTTCTCCAGAAAGTGTTCTTCAACCTCGTGGACAATGCGCTGAGGCATGGTGGGCCTGGGCTTGGGCAGATCCGGTTTTCCTCCTACGAAACCGGATCCGGGCTCATGGTTGTCTGCGAGGATGACGGTACAGGCATCCCACATAACCAGAAGGAACTCATATTCGAGCGCGGGTACGGGAAAAACACCGGCTTTGGCCTGTTTTTCATCCGCGAGATCCTTGCGATCACGGGCATTACGATCCGGGAGACCGGGGAACCGGGTCGGGGGGCACGTTTTGAGATGCTCGTGCCCCCGGGAGAGTACCGTAGAGCCGGGCCCTTGTAAAACCATATGAAAAAAAAAAGAGGAATGCCAAAAAAAAGAGTGGGATCTGTCACTCTACAACGGCGTGGAGGATTTTTACCGGACTGATGGGCCGGTCACCGGCGTCGGTCTTTGTGGACCCGATTTTGTCTACGATGTCCATGCCCTCTACGACTTTCCCGAAGACCGGGTGTTTTCCGTCAAGGAAATTGTTGCCGACCAGGTTGATGAAGAACTGTGAGCCGCCGGTGTTGGGGCCGGCGTTTGCCATCGAGAGGGTGCCCCGGTCATTCCGGTTCTTTGCGGTAAACTCGTCATTGATCACGTAGCCGGGTCCTCCTCTCCCGGTGCCGGTGGGGTCACCACCCTGGATCATGAAGCCGGCAATCACACGGTGGAAGATGACGCCATCATAGTATCCTTTCTTTGCAAGCGTTTCGAAATTGCCTGCGGTGATCGGCATATCCGGGTCGAGCGCAATGATGATTGTGCCCATGTTCGTTTCGAGCCGTACCCTTTTTTCGGGTGCCTGTACGGATGTCATGGTTACTCTAAGAATTATTGTTTCTCTGAGGTATTCTTTCCTGTGTGATTGTCCTTTCAAACCATCTCTGCATGGAGGATCGTTACGTTCGTGATCGGCCGGTTCTTTTCCCCGGTGGGAACCTGCGCGATAGCATCCACCACGTCCATTCCCGAGGTTACGGTCCCAAAGACCGGGTAGTTGGGATCAAGGTACGTATTGTTGACGAGGTTGATGAAGAATTGTGAGCCTCCCGAATTGGGCTCTCCTGTGTTAGCCATCGCAACCGTGCCCCGGAGATTATGGTTGTGGCTGGTAAACTCGTCAGGGATGGTGTAGCCGGGTCCTCCTTCACCAGTGCCGGTGGGGTCGCCACCCTGGATCATGAAGCCGGGGATGACGCGATGGAAAATGACACCATCATAGAACCCGCTTTTTGCCAGTCTTTCGAAATTACCAGCGGTTATCGGCATTTCGGGATCAAGTGCGATTGTGATATTTCCCATGCTCGTTTCAAGAAGGACATGATCCCATGCATCTGGGGCAGATATTGAGACGGTACTTTCCGGTGCTGCAGTGGTTGCGGTCTGTACCGGGGTTGTAGCAGGCTGAGTGCACCCGCAGGAAAAAAGCAGGGCACAGGTAAGAATGCCAAGGACAAT
Proteins encoded in this window:
- a CDS encoding peptidylprolyl isomerase, whose protein sequence is MTAQYLFIVLGILTCALLFSCGCTQPATTPVQTATTAAPESTVSISAPDAWDHVLLETSMGNITIALDPEMPITAGNFERLAKSGFYDGVIFHRVIPGFMIQGGDPTGTGEGGPGYTIPDEFTSHNHNLRGTVAMANTGEPNSGGSQFFINLVNNTYLDPNYPVFGTVTSGMDVVDAIAQVPTGEKNRPITNVTILHAEMV